One genomic window of Candidatus Nitrospira inopinata includes the following:
- the pal gene encoding peptidoglycan-associated lipoprotein Pal, with product MTRLRALIGAPWVIGLCLLMMAGCASKSVRSGGNTATSQQDRGVSGQEIPNLSLSGQDGGSLRGLDKNPSEERVGSNALMAKADPDSAARQLDELRAEQAASAAAGLRDVFFAFDSFVITEEGRQALSRNAEWVKSNRGVQLKIEGHCDERGTSAYNLVLGEKRAKAARNYLVELGVPPGQLSVVSYGKERPFCKEHDESCYSQNRRAHMVVKGGR from the coding sequence ATGACGCGGCTGCGAGCTCTCATCGGTGCGCCATGGGTGATCGGATTATGTCTTCTGATGATGGCCGGATGTGCCTCGAAATCCGTCCGGTCCGGCGGCAACACCGCGACCTCGCAACAGGATAGAGGTGTATCCGGTCAAGAGATCCCCAATTTGTCGCTGTCCGGGCAGGATGGGGGAAGTTTGCGGGGGTTGGATAAGAATCCGTCGGAAGAGCGAGTCGGAAGCAACGCGCTCATGGCCAAAGCCGATCCCGACAGCGCCGCTCGTCAGCTCGACGAGCTGCGGGCCGAACAAGCGGCTTCGGCGGCGGCCGGGTTGCGGGACGTGTTCTTCGCCTTTGACAGTTTTGTGATCACCGAAGAGGGACGCCAGGCCTTATCCCGTAATGCGGAGTGGGTCAAGTCGAACCGAGGGGTGCAATTGAAGATCGAAGGACACTGTGACGAACGCGGCACGTCGGCCTACAATTTGGTCTTGGGAGAGAAACGCGCCAAGGCCGCCAGAAATTACCTGGTCGAGCTCGGCGTGCCGCCCGGCCAATTGTCGGTGGTGTCGTACGGCAAGGAACGGCCGTTTTGCAAGGAGCATGACGAATCCTGTTATTCACAGAACCGTCGGGCGCACATGGTCGTCAAGGGAGGCAGATAA
- the ybgF gene encoding tol-pal system protein YbgF, whose protein sequence is MRKAETAIPVVLSILLFGCVAQESDLRHTERVLQQRIKQQDDQLSQARARQGQEIATLRDHELPRLQGEVERAFHLAQELEAKQEDIRHRLAQLEQQVKKMDADHATRYAWIQKSFDTQDAKVAAKLNELSRAMETVVAGMKKDIVEAVQRTNDTLAKRVNERLEEQERETADHRQRLNQSTEKFVQFNQALTGFREALTELHEEADQREQATGKSLESLSQNIQVLSARIAEQDRRIESLVRLVEAGNFKTDSRQPSTRSAQRSDDPSLSDAEPGRVDRPKFETGAASAAFDRPGTAPASITITPPKESAPSESTTAKADPPPDRVQYERVLALFRHGDLEGARNGFTAFLSEYPNSDLAPNARYWQGEAYYGEKEYQKAIDAYNLVELHYPRSDKVPAAILKKGYAYLALKDKKRAESAFKQVMTLYPKSQEAGKASDKLAQLKTGR, encoded by the coding sequence ATGAGAAAGGCTGAGACCGCGATTCCCGTCGTCTTGTCCATCCTGCTGTTCGGGTGTGTCGCGCAAGAATCGGATCTCAGACACACCGAGCGGGTTTTGCAGCAGCGCATTAAGCAGCAGGATGATCAGCTCTCGCAGGCCAGGGCCAGGCAAGGGCAGGAAATTGCCACGTTGCGGGATCACGAATTGCCTCGACTGCAGGGGGAGGTGGAACGCGCGTTTCATTTGGCGCAGGAGCTGGAAGCGAAGCAAGAAGACATCAGGCATCGGCTGGCTCAACTGGAACAGCAAGTGAAGAAAATGGACGCCGACCATGCGACGCGGTACGCGTGGATTCAAAAAAGCTTCGACACGCAGGATGCGAAGGTTGCGGCCAAACTGAACGAACTGTCTCGCGCGATGGAAACCGTCGTGGCGGGAATGAAAAAAGATATCGTCGAGGCGGTGCAACGCACCAATGACACCCTGGCCAAACGGGTCAATGAAAGGCTGGAGGAGCAAGAAAGGGAAACGGCCGACCACCGTCAACGGCTGAACCAGAGCACGGAAAAATTCGTTCAGTTCAATCAGGCGTTGACCGGGTTTCGGGAAGCGTTGACGGAGCTTCACGAGGAAGCGGATCAAAGGGAGCAAGCGACGGGCAAATCGCTGGAGTCCCTGTCTCAGAATATCCAGGTCCTCTCCGCGCGGATCGCCGAACAAGACCGTCGGATTGAATCGTTGGTGAGGCTGGTCGAAGCCGGCAACTTTAAAACCGATTCTCGCCAACCGTCGACGAGGTCGGCTCAGCGATCCGATGATCCGTCACTGTCCGACGCCGAGCCCGGTCGGGTGGATCGGCCCAAGTTTGAAACGGGCGCCGCATCGGCGGCCTTTGATAGGCCGGGCACCGCTCCCGCTTCCATCACGATTACGCCGCCGAAAGAATCGGCTCCGTCCGAATCGACGACGGCCAAAGCCGATCCCCCTCCCGACCGAGTCCAATACGAGCGGGTGTTGGCGTTGTTTCGTCACGGCGACTTGGAGGGAGCCCGGAATGGATTCACGGCGTTCTTGTCGGAGTACCCCAATTCCGATCTGGCTCCGAACGCCCGGTATTGGCAGGGCGAGGCCTATTACGGTGAAAAAGAATATCAGAAAGCGATCGACGCCTATAATCTGGTCGAGCTGCATTATCCGCGGAGCGACAAGGTGCCGGCCGCGATTCTGAAAAAAGGGTATGCCTATTTGGCCTTGAAGGACAAAAAACGGGCCGAATCGGCGTTCAAACAGGTGATGACGCTGTATCCCAAGAGTCAGGAAGCGGGAAAAGCGTCCGATAAGCTGGCGCAACTGAAAACCGGTCGGTGA
- the ybgF gene encoding tol-pal system protein YbgF: protein MVKDRRKAAALAPLIVSALTVAACAKHADFLEVREQLSAISRAQEHDHQRLDSALRRIDLVERSKDAELGRQRLDDLSVRLQKIEGRLAKLEEAVVQASIRTDPSSALKSTKQVPSGDAQAGAPGITPTAAFNLAYNDYLNGKYELAVAGFQRFLKDFPVTSLSPNAQYWLGESYYKMKDYGHAIQAFESLVAEYPGNEKIPAALYKLGLATAETGDLAKSRKNLKRVLEEFPGSEESRMAKIKLAEIR from the coding sequence ATGGTGAAGGATCGACGTAAGGCTGCCGCGCTCGCCCCGCTGATCGTTTCGGCGCTCACGGTGGCCGCTTGCGCCAAACACGCAGATTTTCTGGAGGTGCGCGAACAGCTTTCCGCGATTTCGCGGGCGCAGGAGCATGATCACCAGCGTTTGGATTCGGCGTTGCGGAGAATCGACTTGGTCGAACGGTCGAAGGACGCCGAACTGGGCAGGCAGCGGCTCGATGATCTGTCCGTCCGGCTTCAGAAGATCGAGGGCCGGCTGGCGAAACTGGAAGAGGCGGTGGTCCAGGCGTCGATCAGAACCGATCCCTCATCCGCGCTCAAATCAACCAAACAGGTTCCTTCCGGGGACGCTCAGGCCGGCGCGCCGGGCATTACCCCGACGGCCGCCTTCAATCTGGCTTATAATGATTACCTCAACGGCAAATACGAGCTTGCCGTGGCCGGGTTTCAACGGTTCTTGAAAGATTTTCCGGTGACGTCGCTGAGCCCGAACGCGCAGTATTGGCTGGGAGAGTCCTATTACAAGATGAAGGACTACGGCCACGCCATTCAGGCGTTCGAGTCGCTGGTGGCCGAATATCCGGGCAATGAGAAAATTCCGGCCGCATTGTACAAGCTTGGATTGGCGACGGCGGAAACCGGCGATCTCGCGAAATCAAGAAAGAACTTGAAACGTGTGCTCGAGGAGTTTCCCGGCTCGGAGGAGTCTCGAATGGCCAAAATCAAGCTGGCTGAAATCCGATGA
- the mutL gene encoding DNA mismatch repair endonuclease MutL: protein MVTAGSGKIRVLPGDVVGRIAAGEVIERPAAVVKELIENSLDAGSRSITVEIQDGGLTMIRVTDDGEGMEPDDAMLAFERHATSKLRSDRDLWTIRTMGFRGEALPSIAAVSHVRVSTAVRSTGVGVSFLVRGGKIDGVVEAPPVAGTSIEVKELFYNQPARKKFLKSAPAEFSHISRVVQQAALAWPSVHFRLLHNGAEAVNYPAVSSERDRVGQVYRLSFLAHCRPVQAALPTARVGGYVIDPVRARSSRVPQELFLNRRPVRNAAVFHAVTEGYGASLAKGRQPLFVLFLDVDPDRVDVNVHPAKREIRFADQDLIHRLVRRAVRQALGVETGLSVAGTVEENGESIRTQPQIRAVHDESGWGRAGPTKAGEEAEASDRPLARPDVPPQEGGQLVFVSETAEPYVRVPSGEIRPLGQLNRTFLIVQLGGDLAVIDQHTAHERVLFERLFRAWASRDVRSQPLLLPETVVLPASHAALLGRHQGDLEKLGLELEPFGPSSVLVRAVPVGLGKMDMEPFLLDLLDDLSQWEHASTVEAKVRSILASLACHGAIRSGRSLEPPEIKTLVEDWRAEGEPTTCPHGRRTVFRLGTDDLEKMFGRAGW, encoded by the coding sequence ATGGTGACAGCCGGCAGCGGAAAGATACGCGTCTTGCCCGGCGACGTCGTCGGCCGCATTGCGGCCGGGGAAGTAATCGAGCGTCCGGCCGCCGTGGTGAAAGAGCTGATCGAGAACAGTTTGGACGCGGGGAGCCGTTCCATCACCGTCGAGATTCAGGACGGCGGATTGACGATGATTCGTGTGACGGACGACGGCGAAGGAATGGAGCCCGACGACGCGATGTTGGCGTTCGAGCGGCACGCGACGAGCAAACTTCGATCTGATCGGGATCTCTGGACCATTCGGACCATGGGATTTCGTGGCGAGGCCCTGCCGAGCATCGCCGCCGTTTCCCACGTCCGCGTCTCCACGGCCGTGCGTTCGACCGGAGTCGGCGTGTCCTTTCTGGTCAGGGGAGGAAAGATCGACGGGGTCGTCGAAGCGCCGCCCGTGGCCGGCACCAGCATTGAAGTGAAGGAGTTGTTCTACAATCAGCCGGCCCGGAAGAAATTTCTCAAATCGGCTCCTGCGGAATTCTCGCACATCAGCCGCGTCGTGCAGCAGGCGGCGCTTGCCTGGCCGTCCGTCCACTTCAGACTGCTCCATAATGGAGCGGAGGCCGTGAACTATCCGGCCGTTTCGTCCGAACGGGATCGCGTCGGCCAGGTCTATCGACTCTCGTTTCTGGCCCACTGCCGACCGGTTCAAGCGGCTCTTCCGACGGCCAGGGTCGGCGGCTATGTAATCGATCCGGTGCGGGCGCGGTCGTCGCGGGTCCCCCAGGAATTGTTTCTCAACCGCCGTCCTGTTCGAAACGCCGCCGTCTTTCACGCGGTGACGGAGGGATACGGGGCCTCTCTCGCCAAGGGCCGCCAGCCGCTCTTCGTCTTGTTCCTGGACGTCGATCCCGACCGGGTCGACGTCAACGTCCATCCCGCCAAGCGAGAGATCCGCTTTGCGGATCAGGATTTGATCCACCGGTTGGTGCGAAGGGCGGTGCGTCAAGCATTGGGAGTTGAGACGGGACTTTCGGTCGCGGGAACGGTGGAAGAGAACGGCGAATCAATCCGAACTCAGCCGCAAATTCGGGCCGTGCACGACGAGTCGGGGTGGGGGCGAGCCGGCCCCACGAAAGCTGGAGAAGAGGCGGAAGCGTCGGATCGGCCGCTTGCCCGGCCGGACGTTCCACCCCAAGAAGGAGGCCAACTGGTTTTTGTGAGCGAAACGGCGGAGCCCTATGTGCGGGTGCCGTCGGGAGAGATCCGTCCGCTGGGTCAGCTCAATCGCACGTTCCTGATCGTCCAGCTCGGCGGCGATTTGGCCGTGATCGACCAGCACACCGCCCATGAGCGGGTGTTGTTTGAACGGTTGTTTCGCGCGTGGGCGTCTCGGGACGTTCGATCCCAGCCGTTGCTTCTTCCCGAAACGGTCGTCTTGCCGGCTTCTCACGCGGCGCTTCTGGGTCGTCATCAAGGCGACCTTGAGAAACTCGGGTTGGAGCTTGAGCCCTTTGGGCCGTCGAGCGTGTTGGTCCGGGCCGTTCCCGTGGGGCTTGGCAAGATGGACATGGAGCCGTTTTTGCTCGATTTGCTCGATGATTTAAGCCAATGGGAGCATGCCTCAACAGTGGAGGCAAAGGTCCGTTCCATCTTGGCCTCGCTGGCCTGCCATGGCGCAATCCGTTCAGGCCGATCCTTGGAACCGCCTGAGATCAAAACGTTGGTTGAAGATTGGCGAGCCGAAGGCGAGCCGACCACCTGTCCGCATGGGCGACGAACCGTGTTTCGGCTTGGGACGGACGATCTGGAAAAAATGTTCGGGCGGGCCGGTTGGTAG
- the miaA gene encoding tRNA (adenosine(37)-N6)-dimethylallyltransferase MiaA has translation MTSNLSETVCQRRPLVVLLGPTAVGKSRIAVQVAKHFSTDVLAADSRQVYRGMDIGTDKPSIEERQGVSHRLIDLADPDETFNAGRYRRAAIAEIERLHAARRLPFVVGGTGLYIRALVRGLCPAPEASPELREEFALLGRKEGRERLHAELAAIDPSLAARLHPRDEAKIVRALEVYRLSGRPMSVWQDHHGFHEAPFSTLLIGLEREREDLYRRIEARIDRQLTHGMVEETRALIDRGYGRHLGAMKALGYRHVAAYLSGDYEESDMVRLFKRDTRRFAKRQMTWFRKEPGIQWLSIAADESPDRTVRRVVSMIERFLDTLGAGSQSDAMQTTG, from the coding sequence ATGACGTCGAATCTCTCGGAAACGGTGTGTCAACGACGACCGTTGGTCGTGTTGTTGGGGCCGACGGCGGTGGGCAAAAGTCGGATCGCCGTGCAGGTGGCGAAGCATTTTTCAACCGATGTACTGGCGGCCGATTCCCGGCAGGTCTACCGAGGAATGGACATCGGCACGGACAAGCCGTCGATCGAGGAACGGCAAGGCGTGTCGCATCGACTCATTGATTTGGCCGACCCCGATGAAACCTTCAATGCGGGACGATATCGGAGGGCCGCGATCGCGGAGATCGAGCGTCTGCACGCGGCGCGACGGTTGCCCTTCGTCGTCGGCGGAACGGGGCTGTACATCCGCGCCTTGGTGCGGGGCCTCTGTCCGGCTCCGGAGGCCAGTCCGGAGTTGCGGGAAGAGTTTGCGCTCCTCGGCCGGAAAGAGGGCCGGGAGCGACTCCACGCGGAATTGGCGGCGATTGATCCCTCCCTGGCGGCGCGGCTGCATCCTCGCGATGAAGCGAAGATCGTCAGAGCCCTGGAGGTGTATCGATTGTCCGGCCGGCCGATGTCCGTCTGGCAGGACCATCACGGCTTTCACGAGGCGCCGTTTTCTACGCTCTTGATCGGGTTGGAGCGGGAAAGGGAGGATCTCTACCGAAGGATCGAGGCGCGAATCGATCGGCAGTTGACGCACGGAATGGTTGAGGAAACCCGCGCGTTGATCGATCGTGGATATGGACGGCATTTAGGGGCGATGAAGGCGTTGGGCTATCGACACGTCGCGGCGTATTTGTCCGGCGATTATGAGGAGTCCGACATGGTTCGCTTGTTCAAGCGAGATACCAGGCGCTTCGCCAAGCGACAGATGACGTGGTTTCGAAAAGAACCGGGTATTCAATGGCTGTCGATCGCGGCCGATGAATCGCCGGACCGGACGGTTCGGCGGGTGGTGTCCATGATCGAGCGGTTTCTGGACACGCTCGGCGCCGGTTCGCAATCGGATGCGATGCAAACAACGGGATAG
- the mtnP gene encoding S-methyl-5'-thioadenosine phosphorylase has product MKANRTDRRREASVGVIGGSGLYRMEGLKDAKEHRIRTPFGAPSGAVVVGLIDGVRVAFLARHGSGHRLSPSEINYRANIYALKSLGVSRVISISAVGSMKESIKPGDVVIPDQFLDLTKRRASTFFEGGVVAHVAFGDPVCAGLSEKLASSGRRVGATVHSGGAYVCIEGPQFSTKGESMLYRRWGVDVIGMTNMPEAKLAREAELCYATMALVTDYDCWHETEEAVTVEAILATLHRNVELAKRILREAIPAVATLGACVCQRALDHAVVTVRKGASAAVKSKLALLTRRVWSQ; this is encoded by the coding sequence ATGAAGGCGAACAGAACGGATCGACGTCGAGAAGCGTCGGTGGGCGTGATCGGTGGGAGCGGTCTCTATAGGATGGAAGGGCTCAAAGACGCCAAAGAGCATCGGATTCGGACTCCCTTCGGCGCTCCCTCCGGCGCGGTGGTCGTCGGTCTGATCGACGGAGTTCGGGTGGCGTTTCTGGCTCGACACGGAAGCGGCCACCGCTTGAGTCCGAGCGAGATCAACTATCGGGCGAATATCTACGCGCTCAAGTCGCTGGGGGTCTCTCGCGTGATTTCCATCAGCGCGGTGGGCAGTATGAAGGAATCGATCAAGCCGGGGGACGTGGTGATTCCCGATCAGTTTCTCGACCTGACGAAACGGCGCGCGTCCACGTTCTTCGAGGGCGGAGTGGTGGCGCACGTGGCGTTTGGCGATCCCGTGTGCGCCGGTCTGTCGGAGAAGCTGGCGTCGTCCGGCCGACGGGTGGGAGCGACCGTTCATTCGGGGGGCGCCTACGTCTGTATCGAGGGGCCGCAGTTCTCGACGAAAGGCGAGTCGATGCTGTATCGACGGTGGGGCGTCGACGTGATCGGGATGACCAACATGCCGGAGGCAAAATTGGCGCGCGAAGCCGAATTATGCTACGCGACGATGGCGTTGGTGACGGACTACGACTGTTGGCACGAGACGGAAGAGGCCGTGACGGTTGAGGCGATCTTGGCCACGCTGCACCGCAACGTGGAGCTGGCGAAGCGGATTCTGCGGGAAGCGATTCCCGCCGTGGCGACGTTGGGGGCCTGCGTCTGTCAGCGAGCCTTGGACCATGCCGTTGTCACGGTCCGCAAGGGCGCGTCGGCCGCCGTCAAGAGCAAACTCGCGTTGCTGACGCGCCGTGTCTGGTCACAATAA
- a CDS encoding PfkB family carbohydrate kinase codes for MGKLLVVGSVALDTVKTPFGEKTEVLGGSATYFSVSASFFTSVALIAVVGEDFPPQHVAFLKSRGIDLTGLERRPGATFRWKGEYTHQLNEAHTLETHLNVFETFRPVIPDTHRSPEVLFLGNIDPELQLDVLQKVNRPGLVACDTMNFWIARKRAALWNVLEHVDVLIINDGEARALGEDSNLVKVAKLVLSRGPKYLIIKRGEYGVLMFNEKQVFGAPAFPLEDVRDPTGAGDTFAGGFLGYLAATGNRSEEAMKQAIIFGSVMASFTVESFSLDRLRILDYKEVQERFREFKRLTHFEDIA; via the coding sequence ATGGGAAAATTGTTGGTGGTCGGATCGGTCGCTCTTGATACGGTCAAAACTCCGTTCGGTGAAAAAACCGAGGTCCTCGGCGGGTCGGCGACGTACTTCTCGGTGTCGGCGAGTTTCTTTACATCCGTCGCGCTGATTGCCGTCGTCGGAGAAGACTTTCCCCCGCAACACGTGGCGTTCTTGAAGAGTCGCGGGATCGATCTGACGGGTCTTGAACGGCGTCCCGGCGCGACGTTCCGCTGGAAGGGCGAGTACACGCACCAGTTGAACGAAGCGCATACGTTGGAGACGCACCTCAACGTTTTTGAGACGTTTCGTCCCGTCATTCCCGACACGCATCGATCGCCCGAGGTCTTGTTCCTTGGAAATATCGATCCGGAGCTGCAATTGGACGTGCTCCAAAAAGTGAATCGCCCCGGATTGGTCGCCTGCGACACGATGAATTTTTGGATCGCCCGCAAGCGAGCGGCGCTGTGGAACGTCCTCGAACACGTGGACGTACTGATCATCAACGACGGCGAGGCGCGGGCCCTGGGCGAGGATTCCAACCTGGTCAAGGTGGCGAAGCTGGTCCTCTCGCGAGGTCCCAAATACTTGATCATCAAGCGGGGCGAGTACGGGGTGCTGATGTTTAACGAGAAGCAGGTGTTCGGCGCCCCCGCTTTCCCCCTTGAAGACGTGCGTGATCCGACGGGAGCCGGTGACACGTTTGCCGGCGGCTTCCTGGGCTACTTGGCGGCGACCGGAAATCGATCCGAGGAAGCGATGAAACAGGCGATCATCTTCGGCAGCGTCATGGCGTCGTTTACCGTGGAATCCTTTAGTCTTGACCGATTGCGCATCCTGGATTACAAAGAAGTGCAGGAACGATTCCGTGAGTTCAAACGCTTGACTCATTTCGAGGACATTGCGTGA
- a CDS encoding tetratricopeptide repeat protein, producing the protein MRRATGTGRRSPKVAARAVELGCLLVCAASLTLAAGCATSEETIRKSQGYYQEGVASLPGDRQRAFVSFQKAVQLNPNNKEARYALGHVYAMQGKLAKAEEEFRAAIKIDEDFSEAHTYLGQILASQSRWDDAIKSYRRALANPLYATPDLAWFHLGRALEQKGDLQASIEAFEDASATSPPSIPPAMTQLELGRLYLKSGYSAKAREALKKVELLDQNGEYATAAAELSAQLK; encoded by the coding sequence GTGAGAAGAGCAACGGGGACGGGAAGACGGAGTCCGAAAGTCGCCGCGCGTGCGGTGGAGCTCGGCTGTTTATTGGTTTGCGCGGCATCGTTGACCCTGGCGGCCGGCTGCGCCACGAGCGAGGAGACGATCAGGAAATCGCAAGGGTACTATCAAGAGGGAGTGGCCAGTCTTCCGGGCGATCGGCAACGGGCGTTCGTGTCGTTTCAGAAAGCGGTCCAGTTGAATCCCAACAACAAAGAGGCGCGGTATGCGTTGGGGCACGTGTACGCGATGCAGGGGAAACTGGCGAAGGCGGAGGAAGAATTCCGCGCGGCGATCAAGATCGACGAGGATTTTTCGGAAGCCCACACCTACCTGGGGCAGATTCTGGCGAGCCAAAGTCGTTGGGATGACGCGATTAAGTCCTACCGACGGGCCTTGGCGAATCCGCTCTATGCAACTCCCGATCTGGCCTGGTTTCATTTGGGGAGGGCTCTGGAGCAAAAGGGCGATCTTCAGGCCTCGATCGAGGCGTTCGAAGACGCGTCGGCCACCAGTCCTCCGAGCATTCCACCGGCAATGACTCAATTGGAATTGGGACGGCTGTATTTGAAGTCGGGATATTCGGCCAAGGCCCGCGAGGCGCTGAAAAAAGTGGAGCTGTTGGATCAGAACGGAGAATACGCGACGGCTGCCGCTGAGCTGTCGGCTCAATTGAAGTAG
- a CDS encoding helix-turn-helix domain-containing protein codes for MESVGEFFRQVREAKGLTVDEVSSKTRIRADFVRALEEGNFSKLPDQVFARGFVRSYARSLGLDEEDAIQRFTKSAGAFYEKQDERERLKLRQMEEERKRRANRKAVGVAIAIAVVVLIVLLSREQSSMLRHADSDEVLTAQNSMGTVKDELAATSQRDGGEPEFSGEPLKQHDKTTTQQPLTSAEETRRLEPTPPPITASRVESQTTSTVSPGADGPLGGISFERGGIAGDDQLVLDLEATELSWVVVQVDNGSPQESLLRPGEKAQWKGQNQFVLTLGNAGGVKAELNGKPQKPFGPSGKVARDIVLKR; via the coding sequence ATGGAGTCGGTCGGCGAATTTTTCAGACAGGTACGAGAAGCGAAGGGGTTGACCGTCGACGAGGTGTCCTCCAAGACTCGAATCCGAGCCGACTTCGTCCGGGCGCTCGAGGAAGGCAATTTTTCCAAACTCCCCGACCAAGTGTTCGCCAGAGGGTTCGTTCGTTCCTATGCTCGCTCGCTTGGCTTGGACGAGGAAGACGCGATCCAACGGTTCACCAAGTCGGCCGGCGCGTTTTACGAAAAGCAGGACGAGCGGGAACGGCTTAAGCTCCGTCAGATGGAAGAGGAGCGAAAGCGCCGGGCGAATCGAAAAGCGGTGGGAGTGGCGATCGCCATCGCCGTAGTCGTCTTGATCGTTTTGTTGAGCCGGGAACAATCGTCCATGCTTCGGCACGCGGATTCGGACGAGGTCCTCACCGCGCAAAACAGCATGGGGACCGTGAAAGATGAACTTGCCGCGACATCGCAGCGTGACGGCGGGGAGCCGGAATTTTCCGGCGAGCCTCTGAAACAACATGACAAAACGACGACGCAGCAGCCTCTGACGTCGGCGGAGGAGACTCGCCGTCTTGAACCGACTCCTCCGCCCATTACGGCTTCAAGAGTGGAATCCCAGACGACTTCTACCGTCTCGCCCGGTGCGGACGGGCCGTTGGGAGGGATTTCTTTTGAAAGAGGCGGAATTGCCGGAGACGACCAATTGGTGCTGGATCTGGAGGCCACCGAATTAAGCTGGGTTGTCGTGCAAGTCGACAACGGCAGCCCGCAGGAATCATTGTTGAGGCCTGGTGAAAAGGCGCAGTGGAAAGGTCAGAACCAGTTCGTCCTCACGCTCGGCAACGCCGGAGGAGTCAAGGCGGAACTGAACGGGAAGCCTCAAAAACCGTTCGGCCCGAGCGGTAAAGTCGCGCGCGATATTGTTTTAAAGCGATAA
- a CDS encoding c-type cytochrome, which yields MGYLSKFLGVSAALVLLSASLVGAEERDPTKPRVPADQLADAKAMKNPIEPTADSIAKGKALYEGKGTCFNCHGKTGKGDGPAGAMLNPSPRDFTNCKFHKKRKDGELFWVIKNGSPGTGMVSLIPAAINDEEAWHIINYERSFCKGE from the coding sequence ATGGGGTATCTGTCGAAGTTTTTGGGGGTCAGCGCAGCGCTGGTGCTGTTGTCGGCTTCTCTGGTTGGGGCGGAAGAGCGAGATCCCACGAAGCCTCGCGTTCCGGCCGATCAACTGGCGGATGCAAAAGCCATGAAGAATCCGATAGAGCCTACGGCGGACAGTATTGCGAAGGGAAAGGCGCTGTACGAAGGGAAAGGCACCTGTTTCAACTGTCATGGAAAAACAGGCAAGGGTGACGGCCCCGCCGGCGCGATGTTGAATCCGAGCCCGCGCGACTTTACCAACTGCAAATTCCACAAGAAGCGGAAAGACGGCGAACTCTTCTGGGTCATTAAAAACGGCAGCCCCGGCACCGGGATGGTCTCTTTGATTCCGGCCGCTATCAACGACGAAGAAGCGTGGCATATCATCAACTACGAGCGAAGCTTCTGTAAGGGTGAGTAA